AATGCCTAATGCTGGTAATTCATTAACCTGACAAGATTTGTTGGTGGtttaattaaacatttaattcacctagaaattttatttttcttagcATTATCATCTCAATATTGAAGTCTAAAGCGAaaccataaatttatttttattactaatttaCTCCATAAAAATCCTTTTTATGATCAGCTACAAGTTGCATAATTTTACACTAGTaagtatatttatagttttataccATGATTGAACTCTCGGCAGTCACGTTGTGCTTGaacacattttatatttattagattACGGGGTTAACAGATTTAATTTAAGGTTTGTCCAAACAACAAAGAAACTACTCCTTATTTTTTCCCTAGTAGTACTAGTGTACTACCCTTTACTAGAAATTAGAATTGATGAAAAATGTGAGAAATATTCTAACCTGGTAATTGTTATTGAAGtcataaattcaattttatttataattataaaattagcCTCCAAAAAGAGAACATGGTTTCAGGCTGCCTTCCTCACTTCGACTCCTATTTGGCTAATTGATTGTTGTGGCATTAAATAATGTCTCATGCAAAATGGCATGGATTTCTGTATCATGACAAAAATTAGGGATCTAGGAACTAATAATTCCATCCAGTTGTATTGCCTTCAATAAGACCGACACTATTTTATAACGTTTCGGATGCCTATGGTTTTCTATTGAAGTAAATACTATATCTATGTAACTATGGTCTATGTTATAGAATATGTACCTTTAACATTCTTCGCAAATACATTAACTTTAACACTCACCCAACTAATAAACGCACGTCAAACCggtagtttatttattcaaaaagaaaatttaatactctctccgtcctcaaaaaaattaatgaacttgtaaatgatacatattttaatatgtataattagtaaagtaaaaaagacaTAAGAAAAAacgagagagaagaaaaagatagtggattgtggagttcaaattataaatgatgcataatattattatttgttgaaggACGATCCCAAATGgtaaaactagtctattttttagaGACGGGAATAGTATAAAACTCTGCTAAGTCCTAACCATGTGCGATATGCAAGGATCATGGTTATCTACCACTATGACAAAGTTCATTCGGCTTCACAGAAAAAAATCATTAGTGAAAAGTGTTCTTCCTCAATTTAGTCAAAAGGTTCAAGCCCGAATGTAGCTCGTGACttgtttttcatattataAGGCACGGCATTAAATACAGATATATGTACTATAGGTCaccttaaaataaaactaatttcaaATCCGCAgaaacacaaagacataatttatacaataaataaattcaaatatcaataatgtcaattttaacatataaaacTGAAAAGGGTTATGAATTCTGgattgaaaattagttatcatTTGATCGCaattatataggagtatatatattcacATTAAATTGATATAGTTAAGTGCAAAGCCATTCTATACCCGGCACATCACATATAGTAcgtgatttatatatttgataattttatgaaatactgtgaaataattaaaacgtCACCGATGCTCAGAAATTATCTGTAGCGTATATGATATCACTCCTTTATATGAATCCACATATAATAACACATAAACAAATGGTGCTTGCGTGTGTGTAGTGTGCTGCAAATATTTGTGTTAATATTCAGATGTTGTTTCAAAATCATTTAATAGTCAAATGCTTTAAGTTTAAAGTTAGATAAACACTAtacacaataattttttttatgtagtaCGAGTATTacatatgataaatttgtaaCACGCActgtattaaataattaaactgaGAACATGTTGATCTATCTCAGACTACAATCATACCTAATTGGTTTCACAAGTACAGCATATAGCAtgatagagagagaattgagagagagggaatggTGAGTTATTATCCTAAAGCAGGAAAACAACAAATGATAAGAGATGTAGGAAATCCCAAGTAGAAGGAAATCTTCTCACTACCACCACAAATTTAGATTGTGAAAGCACTAAAATATCTAACATTTCCAATTTATTGGCCCACCTATTTCCTCCATTTCAAATGTTGCAAGCATTTAAATCtagaaaatcaagaatcaaatCATTACATAAGCCACTCTAATATCAACCAGAAATATTCATCATCTAAATCTCAGGAAAGCAAATCGCAGCACCAAAATCATCAAGTTTTGGGGTAGGAAAATGGTAGCTGCATTTACTTCCATTAGCCCACACCCACTATCTTCGTATCTACATCACAAGTTTCAACCTTCTCTTCTAGCCTACAGTTTGAGCTCTACCACTGAATCTACTAATTTATCCAACAGAGGGAAAAACTCAAGCACCTATGGACCCTTGAGAATTCAAAACGCAGCAACCAAGCCAGCAAAGTCGCCAGGTATGTTTATGTAGATCAATCATCGAAATTGcatgaaaaagaaatgtttcaaTTCTTTCTTTGGATGAATCAGCTGAAGAAGACTGGAAGATAAAACGGCAAGTTCTACTGgagaaaaaggtaaaatggCTATACATGGGCATGCCATAGCAAAAAATGCATGATATCAATGAATGAACATAACTGTCATGCCACATCACAGTATTAGGATAAAAGTTGAGGCCTCAAATTCATATAAAGAGCTTTACCATGTAACGGCGATCCTGTTTCCAAACCTGACAACTCTTTCACATGTAAAAGTTGCGTATCAACTGTCTATTGAAGCTCAATCTGCATTGAGAATAgatgaaaatttcaagaacatGCAAGGCCTTATGTATgttactaaaatataaaaccaTCTATTATTAAAAGTGGAAACTCTTTCACAGTAGAccatgaaattcaaaattagattCAGTATCagagaattttaaatttattagtgaAAGCAACGTAGGCTGCTTAGTGTGAAGTGGACAGGGATAACTAGAACTTGTGCAGGTAAGGAGTGTCGACGTAAAGGAAGCATTGCGACTTCAAAAAGAGAACAACTTCGTCATTCTTGATGTACGCCCAGAGGCAGAGTTCAAGGAGGTAAATTACAGTATGCCAACTTATTTAAGAGGTCTAAAGTTGAGCAGATTTTTGTCTCACTTCGAACTTTCTGGCCTCACTCTAATTGTTTCTCGGTTTAGGCTCATCCAGCAGGTGCTATTAATGTGCAAATATACAGGCTCATAAAGGAATGGACAGCATGGGACATTGCTAGAAGGGCTGCATTTGCATTCTTCGGCATCTTCCAAGGAACAGAAGAGAACCCTGAGTTTATACAAAGTAAGATATGTAGGATATCGTATTCCTCTACCCTGCTTCTGCtaaatatgtactccctctatGGGTACctattttttgctttttcttgcCAACCACAAAATCATTTACTAAGTCTACAACTCGCACAATCAGGTGTAGAGTCAAAACTACCTAAGGATGCTAAGATTATAGTGGCTTGTTCATCTGGAGGAACAACAAGGCCAACGCAAAATCTTCCCGAAGGGCAGCAGTCAAGGTAAATGCATTATTAATGCATAGCGGTTTTGTTGTCCTAACCCAAACAGCATTACATGTTTTGAACTTTGATGTATTACATCAAATTATATGCGTTCTTCCAAGGTAGATTACAGAAATAAGATGATATCATTTGCTTCATAACACTCACTGCAGGTCATTTATAGCTGCTTACTTGCTGGTGCTGAATGGCTTTAAGAATGTTTATCACTTGGATGGAGGAATCTACAAATGGTTTAAAGAAGACCTGCCATTAGAATCTGAAGAGTGAAATTCGGTAATAGAGATGCTTATGAATAACCCTGAGTGTAGATTTAATATACAGTAAACAGTTTCCTTAACAGAATTGCTGCAAATATGTAAATGGTTTCGGAAATCAATTGCCTGCACTTTTCTATGTTCTAAAAGACTCCTTATGCTCACATGAAACTGTACATCACCCAACACTATCATAAATAATACATATGTTGCATTAGAAAAAGGAAACTAGAAGTTACCCCAGGAACTCATGAACATGAAACAACACTGTATCATATTTGAAAACTTCTCTCTGTTCATTAATCAACAGTAGATACGATGACATGTTGGACATGCATAAATAATACATATGTTGCAACAAGTAATATCTAATTTGAGTGGCTTCACTTGTCagtattttttacttattttccTCCCAAATTTTAAGGAAAACAATGGTCTCACATGAATATGAAGTTAACTGTGACAGCTCAACCCactataaaataacataacataaga
The genomic region above belongs to Salvia hispanica cultivar TCC Black 2014 chromosome 3, UniMelb_Shisp_WGS_1.0, whole genome shotgun sequence and contains:
- the LOC125209807 gene encoding rhodanese-like domain-containing protein 14, chloroplastic isoform X1 → MVAAFTSISPHPLSSYLHHKFQPSLLAYSLSSTTESTNLSNRGKNSSTYGPLRIQNAATKPAKSPAEEDWKIKRQVLLEKKVRSVDVKEALRLQKENNFVILDVRPEAEFKEAHPAGAINVQIYRLIKEWTAWDIARRAAFAFFGIFQGTEENPEFIQSKICRISYSSTLLLLNMYSLYGYLFFAFSCQPQNHLLSLQLAQSGVESKLPKDAKIIVACSSGGTTRPTQNLPEGQQSRSFIAAYLLVLNGFKNVYHLDGGIYKWFKEDLPLESEE
- the LOC125209807 gene encoding rhodanese-like domain-containing protein 14, chloroplastic isoform X2: MVAAFTSISPHPLSSYLHHKFQPSLLAYSLSSTTESTNLSNRGKNSSTYGPLRIQNAATKPAKSPAEEDWKIKRQVLLEKKVRSVDVKEALRLQKENNFVILDVRPEAEFKEAHPAGAINVQIYRLIKEWTAWDIARRAAFAFFGIFQGTEENPEFIQSVESKLPKDAKIIVACSSGGTTRPTQNLPEGQQSRSFIAAYLLVLNGFKNVYHLDGGIYKWFKEDLPLESEE